The following nucleotide sequence is from Aspergillus nidulans FGSC A4 chromosome I.
ACAATAGATATTGTTGGGCATTGTTATTTTGGTATATTTGAGTTGCATGGGGGAAAACAATCAATCCTTTCGATCATATATACTGGCTCTCTGGTTTTAGGCATGTGTTGCGTTGCACATACAAATCATCTTGCTCTGTAGACCCTCTATCATGCTGGAGAGACCCCTATTACATGTTTAGATAGTCCTGACTCCTGAAGCTTTGGCTAACATTAACGCAACTACTTTTCACTGCCTAGAAGTTGTTTCGGCAACTAATCCATGGCAGTTATTTCGCCTGGTAAGCCTCATCTCTCTTTCTgagtatatatattatctttAGATTTGTCCCTGCCAATTTCGATATCGAAGTTTACCATTTCCCTCCTTGCTTAAAATGCCACTCTATCCTGCATTCAGAGTACCACAACCTCTCTCGCCATTCAACCACGCGCTTACGCGCTTATGGACAAACCCAGCAATTATAGCAACGCTATTctcctcaacaagctctTCGTCCTTCCCGGCATCAGAAAGCATACAATCGAACCGCCTTCAAGTCGCGTTCTGCCAAGTCCAGCATTGCAGAAGACTAAGTCATAAACCACTTAAGAAGCCCAGGCAATCACGTCTCGAAGCGATGTGTCCAATAGACGAAGCCAACCGTTTGATTCGCTACGTTATCGCCATCAACTGCCTCGCAACCTGAACAGAAGATTGCAACATCCTCGACTCAACCTTTGCGACAAACCCAAAAGCTTAGGCCAATAATCCTGGCAGTTCCTATGGCTTTCGCGCTGCTTATAACACGGGAGCCGAGGACACTAGGATGATCTACATCCTTGAAATAAGGAATTCCAGGCGACCATGCTCTAAGTCTGTAAATTTTGAGCTGTCTAATATGTTTGGCGTTTGGAAACGGAGAATTTTGGCTCATTCTTTGACATGCTACAGAAAAAGTCTCAGTTTCAGGTGATTTCCATATTTTACGACTCTGGCCTCGCTCTATATAGTTGGGCTTTTGGGCATACATATATTACGCTAAATCTCATATGCAAATATGTCTAGATATTGAATGCGTTCCCAGGCGGTTGGTTTACCTGTTTCATAGTCTAAGTAAGTAAACTAATGAATGCTCAGGTCCAGTGCATTAACACCATCAGCAACGCTGGCTCTGACTCCTTAACCCTCCTGAACCATTTCAGATATCTGGACAGACAAGTTCCTTTCTCCGATTAGTCTTTTACATACTCTAGCAGCCCCCAGAAATTTAGATCCAGTCCCATCCCCGTAGCAGAGGCAGCAAGCTCGCGCTTCTCTGTCTCCTCTTGCGTGTAGTGAGTAGCCCGCTTCCATGCATCTCGCCCGTTACCCTTCCTTGCGCGCCTATCACAAGTTCATCAGTTAGTATCAAGTGCTCAAAACAATGGATCAGCGcggtgaagaagggaagaaagatatCACTCACCGAACCCCAATTCCCATCTCCACACCCCTTTCCGccttctcgagctcctctATCCCAACTGTCATATACCTATAGCTGTCCTTACCAAAAATCTTCCACTGCTCAAGTTTCTCGTTCTCCAACAATATCAGCATACCCAGCTGCTCCACTAAGGGAGAAGTACCATTGCGCGCAAGCGTCTTCTTGATGTCACAA
It contains:
- a CDS encoding uncharacterized protein (transcript_id=CADANIAT00006866) encodes the protein MCLFWITKYLCSCLYDEFYYPCSWASRNPETNPDPALRRASYPQNCHVRSVEEIIDCSVLCELCFEKLHDWVRKDCDIKKTLARNGTSPLVEQLGMLILLENEKLEQWKIFGKDSYRYMTVGIEELEKAERGVEMGIGVRRARKGNGRDAWKRATHYTQEETEKRELAASATGMGLDLNFWGLLE